A single region of the Granulicella aggregans genome encodes:
- a CDS encoding outer membrane protein assembly factor BamD, which translates to MTSSRTFFPSRRIFFPSFRAAVSAGFVVAGMISASGVLRAQDAAPAPATTQAPAANAPLAPVSAPGQIVPTTKADKKKAKEEKKAEKKEENSKANKVVQSKDTRAAFKKGKKIDPLAGKDASLPDKQLYDKALDATKHGRFDLSRLDLQTLLNTYPDSQYQMRAKLAIADSWYKEGGTAALTQAEQEYKDFITFFPNAPEAAEAQMRVGDIYFRQMDKPDRDYAKAVHAEQEYRTMLQQFPDSTLVPDAKQRLREVQEVLATRESSIAEFYSTHSNWPATIARYQTVADTYPQYSHMDDVLLGLGDGYEAEAKYVRSLKLPEAGKARLEKVYDDQAIAAYSKIVTEHAASRGVEDAKDRLIALHADIPKPTAEQIARSEEIENSRAQYKISDRARLLVMHQPDVVTAARTGEPTLVDPKPTVAPDVTRQIVKDFTLAMNPNARPAPAAAAGDTPAAPVTDGSGTAPASEAPAAPLAFQDVPTAGTSTGASGSTMTVAPVTSGGGVPAASTGIEIVSPGSSAPIDGMKPKGPADSTPLPAIEKPADAPDTVNDIQPGQAPPAAAAPANGKKAKPEFDKNEESSNKHKKKKGLAKINPF; encoded by the coding sequence ATGACGAGTTCCCGTACCTTTTTCCCTAGCCGCCGTATTTTCTTTCCCAGCTTCCGAGCGGCAGTTTCCGCAGGCTTCGTCGTGGCAGGCATGATCAGCGCTTCGGGCGTATTGCGGGCGCAGGATGCCGCGCCGGCTCCTGCTACGACCCAGGCTCCGGCGGCGAATGCGCCGCTGGCACCAGTTTCCGCTCCCGGGCAGATCGTCCCCACGACCAAGGCGGATAAGAAGAAGGCCAAGGAAGAGAAGAAGGCGGAGAAGAAGGAAGAGAACAGCAAGGCGAACAAGGTCGTCCAGTCAAAGGACACGCGCGCGGCGTTCAAGAAGGGCAAGAAGATTGATCCTCTCGCCGGGAAAGACGCGAGCCTCCCAGACAAGCAGCTTTACGACAAGGCGCTCGATGCGACCAAGCATGGCCGCTTCGACCTGTCGCGCCTCGATCTGCAGACGCTGCTGAATACCTATCCTGACTCGCAGTACCAGATGCGCGCGAAGCTGGCGATTGCGGACTCCTGGTACAAGGAGGGCGGAACCGCGGCCCTGACCCAGGCGGAGCAGGAGTACAAGGACTTCATCACCTTCTTCCCGAACGCTCCTGAAGCGGCCGAAGCACAGATGCGCGTGGGCGACATTTACTTCCGGCAGATGGACAAGCCGGACCGTGACTACGCGAAGGCCGTCCACGCGGAGCAGGAGTACCGCACGATGCTCCAGCAGTTCCCGGACTCGACGCTGGTGCCGGACGCGAAGCAGCGTCTGCGCGAGGTGCAGGAGGTTCTGGCGACGCGTGAGAGTTCGATTGCGGAGTTTTATTCGACGCACTCGAACTGGCCGGCAACGATTGCCCGGTATCAGACGGTGGCGGACACCTATCCGCAGTACAGCCACATGGACGATGTGCTGCTGGGGCTGGGCGATGGCTACGAGGCCGAAGCGAAGTATGTACGCAGCCTGAAGCTGCCCGAGGCCGGCAAGGCGCGGCTGGAGAAGGTGTACGACGACCAGGCGATCGCAGCGTACTCGAAGATTGTGACCGAGCACGCGGCTTCGCGTGGAGTCGAGGACGCAAAGGACCGCCTGATCGCGCTTCACGCCGACATTCCGAAGCCGACGGCAGAGCAGATTGCGCGGAGCGAAGAGATTGAAAATAGCCGCGCTCAGTATAAAATCTCCGACCGCGCGAGATTGCTGGTGATGCATCAGCCGGACGTGGTAACGGCGGCCAGGACGGGCGAGCCGACGCTGGTGGACCCGAAGCCAACGGTCGCGCCGGACGTGACGCGGCAGATTGTGAAGGACTTTACGCTGGCGATGAATCCGAATGCGCGGCCCGCTCCGGCAGCCGCTGCTGGGGATACACCGGCGGCTCCGGTGACCGACGGATCGGGTACGGCTCCGGCCAGTGAAGCTCCAGCAGCTCCGTTGGCGTTTCAGGATGTTCCAACAGCCGGTACTAGCACAGGCGCATCGGGTTCGACGATGACGGTCGCTCCGGTGACGAGCGGCGGCGGAGTTCCGGCAGCTTCAACAGGCATCGAAATCGTAAGCCCTGGCTCGTCCGCGCCGATCGACGGCATGAAGCCGAAGGGACCGGCGGACAGCACTCCGCTACCGGCGATCGAGAAGCCTGCGGATGCTCCGGATACGGTCAACGACATTCAACCTGGACAGGCACCGCCTGCGGCTGCTGCTCCGGCGAACGGAAAGAAGGCGAAGCCGGAGTTCGACAAGAACGAGGAGTCGTCGAATAAGCATAAGAAGAAGAAGGGATTGGCGAAGATCAATCCTTTCTAA